In Odontesthes bonariensis isolate fOdoBon6 chromosome 20, fOdoBon6.hap1, whole genome shotgun sequence, a genomic segment contains:
- the fen1 gene encoding flap endonuclease 1: MGIHGLAKLIADHAPSAIKEQDIKNYFGRKIAIDASMCIYQFLIAVRQDGNVLQNEDGETTSHLMGMFYRTIRMLEHGIKPVYVFDGKPPQLKSGELEKRGERRAEAEKMLAQAQEMGEQENIDKFTKRLVKVTKQHNDECKNLLSLMGVPYIEAPCEAEASCAALVKAGKVFATATEDMDGLTFGTNVLLRHLTASEAKKLPIQEFHFSRILEDISLTNEQFIDLCILLGCDYCGTIKGIGPKRAIDLIRQHGSIEEILENIDTKKHPAPEDWLYKEARHLFLEPEVVDCSTLELKWSEPDEEGLIQFMCTEKQFSEDRIRNGCKKIMKSRQGSTQGRLDSFFTVTGSLSSKRKEPEKKGSAKKKQKTGATPGKFRKSK, translated from the exons ATGGGAATACACGGACTTGCCAAGCTTATCGCCGACCATGCCCCCAGTGCCATCAAAGAGCAAGACATCAAAAACTATTTTG GGAGGAAAATCGCTATAGACGCCTCCATGTGCATCTACCAGTTCCTGATTGCTGTGCGACAAGACGGCAATGTTCTGCAGAATGAAGATGGAGAGACGACAAG CCACCTAATGGGAATGTTCTACCGTACAATCCGCATGTTGGAGCATGGTATCAAGCCAGTGTACGTATTTGATGGGAAGCCTCCACAACTCAAGTCTGGAGAG CTTgagaagagaggagagagaagagCAGAAGCTGAGAAGATGCTTGCTCAAGCCCAGGAAATGG GGGAACAGGAGAATATTGATAAATTCACCAAGCGTCTGGTTAAAGTCACCAAGCAGCATAATGATGAGTGCAAAAATCTCTTGTCCTTGATGGGGGTGCCTTACATCGAG gctCCATGTGAGGCTGAGGCCAGCTGTGCTGCTCTGGTCAAAGCAGGGAAGGTCTTCGCCACAGCAACGGAGGATATGGACGGGCTGACCTTTGGGACAAACGTCCTGCTCAGACACCTCACTGCCAGTGAAGCAAA gaAACTTCCTATTCAGGAGTTTCACTTCAGTCGCATCCTGGAGGACATCAGCCTGACCAATGAACag TTCATAGACCTGTGTATTCTCCTGGGTTGTGACTACTGTGGCACCATTAAGGGAATCGGCCCCAAGAGAGCCATTGACCTGATCCGACAGCACGGCTCCATTGAGGAGATCCTTGAAAACATTGATACAAAA AAGCACCCTGCCCCAGAGGACTGGCTTTACAAAGAAGCCAGGCATTTGTTTCTGGAGCCAGAGGTGGTGGATTGCTCTACACTGGAGCTGAAGTGGAGTGAGCCTGATGAGGAGGGACTGATCCAGTTCATGTGCACCGAGAAACAGTTCAG TGAGGACAGGATCCGTAACGGCTGTAAGAAGATCATGAAGAGCCGACAGGGCAGCACACAGGGGCGACTGGACTCTTTCTTTACAGTCACCGGATCGTTGTCCTCCAAACGAAAG GAACCAGAGAAAAAAGGGTCGGcgaagaaaaagcagaaaactggAGCTACGCCGGGCAAATTCAGAAAGAGCAAATAG